The window GTCATTTCGGCGATCATCGTTCGTGTGCGCAAGCTGCGGGATGCCGCAGGTCGCCCCACGATCGTCGCCGAGTACACGCCGCCCGACGGGGTCGACGCGTTGCTGGCGGCCGTGTTGCTGGGAAAGACGCCGAAGGCGATTCCGGCCGAGGTTCTCGAGCAGGCGGTGGGTGGCAGCATCCGATTGCTTGAGGGCACGCGGCGGGTGTTCGGCACGCACAAGATGCAGGCAGAGCTGGTGGATGCCTCACGCGCCCAAGACGCAGACGGCAGGATGCTGCTCGCCGGCATGTTCGGCAGCACGCCTGCGCCCGGCGACGTGTTCACGTTCGGTGAGACGAACACGAAATTCGCCAAGGCCGGTCAGAAGATGCTCAAGTGGGGCGCCGCCGAGGTCAAGCGCCGGCATTGGCGGCGGGCGGTTCCCGGGGGAGCCCGTCGCGTGCCGATCATCGTGGCGAGTGCCGGCTTCGGGGTCACGCTCCTGGCGGGAATCATCGCGCTGGCCACCTATGTCGCCCCCGCCGTGCCGGCGATACTCATCGTGACGGGAACGGCAGGGTTCGTGGCATCCCTCATGCTGATAGCCCGCAAGCCGTTCAGCGCCGCCGGTGCCGAGGTTCGCGACCATCTCGAGGGTCTGAAGGTGTTCATCGAGTGGGCCGAGGCCGACCGCATCCGCATGCTGCAGTCGCCTTCGGGCGCCGAGCGCGTGCCGGTGAACACCGGCGACCCGCGACAGATGATCAAGCTCTACGAGGCGCTGCTGCCGTTTGCCGTGGTCTTCGGGCAAGAGAAGGAGTGGGCGCAGCAACTGGCGACGATGTACCCGCACGATCAGAGTCCGTATTGGTACGCCGGCAACGTCGCCGCCTTCAACGCCGCGACGTTCGCCGCCGGCATCAGCTCGCTGTCGGCGACCGCGGCGGCGTCGTCCTCCACGTCGGGCGGTTCCGGGGGCGGTGGATTCTCCGGCGGTGGCGGCGGCGGTGGAGGCGGTGGCGGGGTGTAGCCCAGGCATAGTGCTCCCCGCCCGTTGAGCGAGCGCAGTCCCGCCCGTTGAGCGAGCGCACTCCCGCCCGTTGAGCGAGCGCAGCCCCGCCCGTTGAGCGAGCGGACTCCCGCCCGTTGAGCGAGCGCAGCGAGTCGAAACGCCCCGCACGGCGGCCCGCGGGAATACCATGAACGCGGGGACGCAGGGGAAGGACGACGATGACCGCGCGCGGGCTGGGGCTGGACGCATGGCCGGATGCCGCGGCCGCACGGCTGCTGGAATTGAGCGCCGACCTCGCATGTGTGGCCGGATTCGACGGCCATTTCCGTGAGCTTTCAACAGGTTGGTCCGAGCTGCTGGGGTATTCGACCGATGAGCTGACGGCGCGCTGGCTGGCTTGGACGGCGATCGGCGTGCCCGAAGAACAGGCATACCGCGCCGTCGCCCGCGATTTGACGCTGCAGCACGACGCCCGGCAGGCGAAGGCCGACAGCGAGCAGCGCTACGCCGACTAGTTTTAGTCGCTAAACGCGCCGGGTGTTTAGGTGTTAAACAGATTCGGTCGGGGCGGAGACTGACTTGGCGATGAAGCATACGACATGCGGCGTTCATGCCGACAAGATCGCGGACGCTTCCGACATCACGGGTCGATACCCCTCTTCCCGCGGGCGTTCTGTGGGTCGGGCACCCGATGCGCAACCTGTGGAGGAACCGCCGTCAGAACGGGTACCTCTCCACCGCGCTCTGCATCGTGATCCACTGCGTCTCTGTGAAGGTGTCCAGGCTGGCGTGCGGACCGCCGAATCGACCGCCTACCCCCGAAGCCTTTGATCCGCCGAACGGGATCACCGCTTCGTCGTCGACCGTGGCGTCGTTGATGTGCACGGCGCCCGACTCGATCCGGTCGCACAGCTCGTACGCGGCGTACGGGTTGGAGGTGATGATCGACACCGATAGCCCGTACTCCGACGCGTTGATCACGTCGATCGCCTCGTCGACGTCGTCATAGATCTGCACCGGTGCGACAGGGCCGAAGATCTCCTCGGCCCATGCAGGATTGTCGGCTGCGACATCCGTCAACACCGTCGGCCGATAGAAGAGGCCGTCGTACTCTCCGCCGACCGCCAGCGTGGCGCCGTGCTCGACGGCCGCCGTGACGTACCCGTGCACGCGATCGCGCTGCTTCTCGTCGATGACCGGGCCCAGCGGCATCCCCTCTTCCGGATCACCGACGGGGATGCCGCGGGCCTTCTGTGTCAGCGCGGCGACGTATTCGTCGGCGTGAGAACGGTGCACGAGGTGCCGACCGGTGGTCATGCAGATCTGCCCCTGGTGCAGGAATGACCCCCATGCGCCGACCGACGCTGCCGCCTGCACATCGGCGTCGGGCAGCACGAGCATCGCGTTGTTGCCGCCGAGTTCGAGGTGCACGCGCTTGAGCAGGGGAGCAGCCGCTGCGCCGATCTTGCGGCCGGCCGGCGTCGAGCCCGTGAATGAGATGCACGGGATGCCGGGGTGCACGACCAGCGCGGCGCCGAGCTCTCCACCTCCGGGCAGCACGTGCAGCACGCCCCGAGGCAGCCCTGCCTCTTCGAGCAGGGCCGCGAGGGCGAGCCCACCCGAGATCGACGTGCGCGGGTCGGGCTTGAGAATGACGGCGTTGCCGAGCGCCAGCGCCGGCGCGACCGACCGCATCGACAGGATCGCCGGAAAGTTGAACGGCGAGATCACCCCGACCACCCCCAGGGGAACGCGCCGGGCGATCGAGGTGCGGTCTTTGACGCTGCGCAGCAGCTCGCCGTAGGGGTGGGATGCCGCGGCCGCAGCCTCGTGCAACTCGCTGATCACCAGCCCGGCCTCGAAATCGGCCTTGCCGCTGCCCGACCCGCTCTCGGGGATGAGCACGCCGGTCAGGCGCGCCGGGTCGGACTCGAGCAGCTGCGCGGCCTTGAGCATGACTGCGGCCCGCGCGGCATAGGGCTGCTTCGCCCACGTCTTCTGCGCGGATGTGGCCGACGCCACCGCGCGGTCGAGGTCCGCGGCATCCGCCTGCGCAACGGTGTCGATTACGGCACCGGTTGCCGGAGCGATCACCGGCAGCGGGTCACCGCCGCCGGGCCGCCAGCCGTCGGAGAAGAGGGAGTTGTGCCAGGGGGAGGTGCTCATGCTGCTGAGCTTCACACGATGGATGCCGCGAGGCAAGCCTCGCACAAAGTAAGGCCCGGTCAGAGAGGCTTACTGACCGGGCCTTTTCCCTTGCACCAAGAGTGTCCTGCAATCACATGCCGGTGGCTGCCACAGCAAAACAACCACCGTGCGACAACTATATAACGACGAGATAACGGAGGCCAGCCCTGAGCGTTATCTTTTCGTAATTCTTATGCAGCTCTCATGATTTGCATCAGTCGCGGCCCGTCCGGTCCAATGACACCCCATCTGTAGTTTCTGCCATCGAGTCTGTGGTCCTGACAGACGACCTGTAGTTTCTGCCAACCGATCTGTAGTCAGGACGTTAGGCCGGCCGTAGGTCGATCCTGCCGAGCGTGGCGGCGCAGTCGTGTCATCTCAATAGATCGCGACGACGGCGAGATGATGTCCACGCTGCCCGCTGGAGCAACCGGGAAATGATTGAATGGTCGGATGTTGGAGCAGACGACTCAGAGCCGAGGCGTACGGCTGCGTCCCGGGGATCGGGTCGCGGTGCTTTCGCCTTCGTTTGCGGCTCCTGGCTTTGCTCCCATGGTGCATGACCAGGCGATGCGGAGAATCGAGACCGAACTGGGGCTGATCCCCGTCGAGTTCCCAACGACGCGAATGCTGGGCGCGTCGCCGGAGGCACGTGCTGCCGATGTCAATACTGCCTTCGCGGATACGACCATCCGCGCGATCTTCGCGAGCATCGGCGGCGACGATGAGATCACCGTGATTCCCTACCTCGATGAGGCGGTCGCGATCGCGAACCCCAAGCCGTTCTTCGGCTACAGCGACAACACCAACCTCCTTAACTGGCTCTGGCAACTCGGCCTTCCTGCCTACTACGGTGGTTCGACTCAGGTTCACCTTGGCCCCGGGCCGAGGATCGATGCCGCGCACCTCGTCGGATTGCGAGCTGCGCTCTTCGATGGAGGAGAGATTGAGATCACCGAACCTGGCGAGTCCGAGGACTTTGGGCCTGATTGGCTGACACCCGCGGCGCTTGTGGAGTTCGGTCAGCGAGAGGCAACAGAGAGCTGGACCTGGGCTGGCCCGGAACGGATCGCAGAGGGCAGGACTTGGGGCGGCTGCTTCGAGGTCGTGGATCAACTTGCCGTCGCGGGGCGGATGCCGACGTTGGAGTCGCTCCACGGATGCGTCCTGATCCTTGAGTCGAGCGAAGAGGCGCCGCCGGCGGTGCTCATCAAGCGCTGGATACGTGCTCTCGGCGAACGAGGAGTCCTCGGTGTCGTAGAGGCTGTAGTCGTCGCCCGCCCGCCGGTGAGCAGCCATGATGCCGTTCCCAATGCCGAGTCGCGTCGTCGGTTGCGTCAGGAACAACGTGACGTCATCATCGCTGAAGTGAGCCGGTACAATCCCGACGCGGTCGTGTGTATCGGCCCCCCATTCGGTCACACGCGACCGCAGTGGATCGTTCCTTACGGCGGTACCGTACGACTAGACTCGGCATCGCGACGCCTCACCGCGGCCTACTGAAACATGACGACCGGCAGCGGATCCCCCCGGCGGTACGTCATCGCGGCGATGCTCAACGGGATGGAAGTTGGGACGGAGTTCGATCGCACGCAGTGGCCGGCGCACGTGACCCTCGTGTCGAACTTCACCACTGAGGCGTCTACCGCCAAGCTCGCAGCGAAGATGCGTCGCGCGCTCGCTCCGGAGCGACCGTTGCAACTCGAGTTCGGTGACACGGCGATGTTCGGCCGTGATCGGGACATCCCGGTCAGATTGGTGCGGTCGGAGTCGGCGATAGGGCTGCACGAAGAGCTGATCGCCGAGCTTAGCGTGGACGCGCACATTGTCGCGGACGAACCCGCGTACTGGCACGCGGGCTATCGACCCCATGTGACGCTCACGCCGGCCCTCGGAGCCGGTGAGGCTCTGCCTCGAGTGTCACGAAACGTCGTCCTCGCCCGCTTGGACGGTGGTCGAGCGACGATCGTAGCCGCCGTGCGTCTCAGCGCCGGCGACGGGCCAGTGGTGGGCATCGATGTGCGCCGGGCAGACGCTGGCGATGCTCACGATCTGGCTCAGCTCAAGATCGAATGGGCGCAGGTCGACCCGTCACCGAATCGCCAGGAGGTCGACGAGTTCGCGGATGCTCTGTCGACCTGGATTGCGGGTCAGGACGACTTGCTCGTGGTGGAAGTGGCCGTTGCCGACGGTCAGATCGTCGGGATGGCGTGGATGGTGCTGTTCGAGCGCGCTCCGGATTTCGCCGATCGGCAGAGGCTCACGGCCGACATCCAGAGCGTCTATGTGACTCCAGCGCACCGGAATCGCGGAATCGGGCGCCGTCTTGTCGATGCGCTTTGCGACGCTGCCGACGCGCGGAGCGTACCTCGGATCCTTGTGACCGCGAGCGCTCGGTCCGTACCTCTCTACGAGCGATCGGGCTTCGAGAGTTCGCCTCTCCTGCTGCAGCGCCGTGCGGGCCAGGTGGGCTTGGAGAGAGACTGAATCGTGCCCGACCGACCGGAAATCGTGTGCATCTGTGGTTCGTCGAGATTCGTCGAAACGATGCGTTTGGCGAACCGCGAGCTGACTCTCCGTGGCATCATCGTGCTCGCGCCGGGCGAGATGAATGGAACCGTCTCCGAGAGCCAGAGGTCTGTGCTCGACGCCCTTCACCTGCGCAAGATCGATCTGGCGGATCGGGTTCTCGTCGTCAACCCGGGCGGCTACATCGGTGAGTCGACGAGCAGGGAGATCGCATATGCCCGCGCCGCGGGCAAGTTGGTCTCGTTCACCGAGTCCGATGTCCGATGGTGACCCCTTGACGCCGTCCGAAGTTGCCGTGTCCGTCGCTATCCCGGAGCGTGCTGCGCACTCGTGATCGTCGTGAGCAGGTCGACGAGAATGAGTGAGGGGGCGGCATCGTCGGCCAACAGAGGCCCGGCGACCTACACACTCTCTGTCAGTGGCTGGACGACCGGGGACGCGAGAGCGACCTGCGTGGACGCGAGAGCGACCTGCGACTCCCGGGCGTGATTGCCTGGCTCACGTGGTTGGCGCTCGGTGGCCTCTTGGTCCTGGTCGTGGTGTCAGTGATAGGGGCGTTCAACAGCGTCGGGTATCTGGCAGAGTTCCTCCCTGTGCTGGCGCCCACGAAGGGGCAGCTCGCCGTGATCGCGATGGCCTTCGGGGTCTGTGTCTTGGTCATCCTCGTGGCCACCGGCGTGCTCGTCGGCTACACAAGATCCGATCGGATTTTTCGGCCTGCGACCCTACGGTGGGTCGATGTGCTGGTGGGAGCATTCGTTGTGGGGACGGCGGTGGTCGTTGCGGCGCTCTTCTTCATCCCCGGGCCGCCGCAGCTGTTCCTGCTCGTCGAAGCCTGCGTGCCGACGGGGATTGCGATCACTCTTGTGCTGCTGGTCATGCGCGCACTCCTGCGTCGCGCTGTCGCGATGCAGGTCGAGCTCGATGAGGTGGTGTGAATGTCCGTTCGCATCCACATCGACAGCCTCTTGGTCCAGCGGGGGATGTCAGTCGGTGACTTCGCGGACGCGGTGGGCATCACGCCGACAAACATCGCCGTCCTGAAGAACGGGCGTGCGCGTGCGGTCAGGTTCACCACGCTGGACGCGATGTGCCGTGTTCTCCAGTGTCAACCCGGCGACATCCTCAGCTGGGCCGATGACGAAACGCCCCATGACGGCGCGGCTCCCGGATGAGGCAAGGCCCGCAAGCGGGCGGCGGTGTCTTCCCTGTTTCTTCCCGCCGCCACCTGCACTCTGACCAGCCCTTCTTGGGATGGAGAACTCACCCTCACTGCGCGTGTGCGACGAAGACCATCAGAGGGTCGTCGTCCTGAAAAGGCTTGCGGCTCCAATCGCCGTAGACGGCGTCCACGTCGAACCCTGCCGACTCGAGATCGCCCTGAACGGTCATGCGCCCGCGGAACTGCAAGTCGAAATCCTCCACCACCGTCTCGCCGGTCTCGGTGAAGAGGTTGAACGCTTGGATGCGAACCGTTCCAGGAGTAGTTTCGTCTGCGAACATCCACTCGACGAGCGGTCCATGCGCCGTCGCGCGTGTACGCCTCTCAGGAGACGGCCAGTTCTCCCAGGCTCGAGCGAGCGGGTTCCTGGTCTCGAATGCGAGTGTTGCGCCGGGGCGCATCGCGCGCCGAAGATCGCGGAGAGTGCGAGGCCAGTCGAGCTCTCCGATGTGCTGTGCCACATTGCCGGTCATCACCGCATAGTCGAAGTCGAGACGCGGGATGTCACGGCTGTCTCCCTGAATCCACTCGACGCGGTCGGTGCCGGGGCGGGTCCGCGCGAAGGCGAGCATCGCGGCTGAGGGATCCACCCCGACGATGCGTCCGGCGTGCGTGAAACTCACCGTCAGCATCCCGGTTCCGCACCCGAGGTCAAGGATCGACGAAGCGGCCGCTTCGTCGGCGAGCGATCGGTAGAAGTCGTGGTCTGACCCGTCGGGGTTGTCGATGTCGTACAGCTCAACGAGCCGCGAGTCCTCATACGCCATGTGTCCGACGATATCCGGCGCCGATTACTCCGCGGCCCCCGTCCACCGCTCTTCCGGCATGCCCGGGCCAGGTGAGGCTGTGACGGCATCCGGTTGGCCGCCGCACGTGTCGCAGGCGAGTCGGCTGTGCACTGCACCGTCGCAGTTGCCGTGACGGTAGATGATCGGCGGGCCATCGGGAGCAGCCCAGCGGTCGCCCCAGTCGGTGAGCGCGACGAGGACTCCGCTGAGATCGCGACCCTTCTCGGTGAGCAGGTACTCCGTATTCGTTGTGGTGTGCGACTTCTCCATGACGTCGGCGGCGACCAGGCCGTCGAGTCGCGAAGTGAGCACGTTTGTCGCGATGCCGAGGCGCCGTTGGAAGTCCCCGAATCTCGTCACGCCCGCGAAGAGGGCGTTGCGAATGATCAGCAGGGTCCAGCGCTCACCGATGACCTCCAGCGATCGAGCGATGGAGCACACCTCGCCGTCGTACGTCCTGCCCAACATGAGCCTGATTCTACCTCAGTACTTGCATCACGAAAGGGTTACGTGCAAGGGTAGTCGAACTTGCGTGACGCAAGCGAATGTCAGAAGCCGACGAGAGGATTGACGAACCATGATGCAAACCGACTTCACCTTCGCCTACGATGTGCCGCAGTCGCCCGGCGAAGTATTCAATGCGGTCATCGATGTGCGTGGCTGGTGGTCACAGCGCATCTCAGGCGACACGGATCGACCGGGCGAGTTCATCTACGAGGTGCCGGGGATCCACCGCACGCACGCGCGGATCACCGAGCTGACGCCGCACAAGAGAGTCGTCTGGCATGTCGTCGAGAACTGGTTCGCCTCGTCGCCCGAGACCGACGAGTGGGCCGGCAGTGATATCACCTTCGACATCGAGCCGACCGATGACGGATCGCGACTGACCTTCACCCACATCGGCCTCACGCCGGAGATGGACTGCTACGAGGGCTGCTCGGTGGGCTGGTCGCGACACGCGCTCGAAAGCCTGCGCGCACTCATCACCACGGGAACGGGAACGCCGATCACCCCCGCCGATGAGGCCGCGCTGCAGAGCGCGTAGCCGCAGATGGCAACGTTCATTCTCGTTCCCGGGGCGTGGCACGGCTCCTGGGCCTTCGAAGCGGTGACGCCGTTGCTCGAGGCAGCAGGTCACACCGTGCACGCCCTCACGTTGACCGGCCTGGGACCCGATCACGACGCCACGACAGCGGCGCGCGCGAACCTCGACACGCACGCGGATGACGTCGTCGGGGTCTTGGAGACCGCCGGGATCGCCGAGGCGACCCTCGTGGGTCACAGTTACGGCGGGATGGTGATCTCGGCCGCCGCGGATCGTGCGGCCGAGCGTGTTTCCCGCCTGGTGTATCTCGATGCATACGTTCCTCGCGACGGCGACTCGTGCTGGTCGTTGACGACCAATGCCTACCGGCAGTCCTTCATCGACGGTGCGGCAGAGCTGGGCTATGCCGTTCGCCCGCCGTTTCGGGCCACGCGTGGCGGCGAGGCGCGTCGTCGCCCGCACCCGCTGGCTTCGCTCGTGCAGCGCATCCGGCTGACCGGCGCCGCCGACGGCATTGCTCGGCGCGATTTCATCTTCTGCTCCGGTTGGCAGGACGAGACTCCCTTCGCGAGCCTGCGCGCCCGTCTCGGTGCCGACCCGAATTGGCGGGTGCGCGACATCCCGACCGGCCACAACGCGATGCGCGAGGATCCGGATGCCGTCGCCGAACTGCTGATCGACCGACCACGGTGACGCGACGTGCTCGCGGCGCCAAGTGAGATCGACCCCTGGATGCCTGTCACAGGCGTGACGCTGGGGCGTCGGCCTGTCATGGGACCCGATCACGATAATCGTTTGTACTGCAAGCGATCTGCTACAGTGCCTGTCATGACGGAGACGGAATCGCCGGAAGCGGCGTCGCCACCAGACAAGCTCTGGGCGTTGGCGACGTGGCTCCTGGGGCACGCCGGAGTGGACGCGCGGCGCTTCGTCGCACAGTCGTTCGGAAACTCGACCGGGCGCACGGATTTCGCGGTTCTCGCGGGACTTGCCCAGTACGGTGCGATAAATCAGGCAGCCCTCGGTCGCCGTCTCGGGATCAACCTCGGAGACCTGGTCGCCGTGCTCAATCGGCTCGAGATGCAGGGGGCGATCGTTCGCAAGAAGGACCAGGTGGACCGTCGCCGCAACACCGTCGAGATCACGCCTGCCGGTCGGGTGACGTTATCCGCGCTCGAGGCGGCCGCCACCGCGGCGCAGGACGAACTGCTCGAACCGCTCTCGCCGAGTGAACGGCACCAGCTGGTCGCACTGCTGCAGAGGCTGGTGGAACACCATCGGGACTATCGGCGCGCAGGTGATGGCACCACGCCGGCGGGGGAGCGACCATGACGTGGCCGGTCGGGTACGTCATCACTGTGGCGATCGTCGCCTGGTGCACGTTCTTCGCATGCGTGGCACCCCGCCGCCCCAACCTGCTCGCGAAGTCGAGCTGGCTGTTCGGCATGATCGTCAACGAGGTGCCGTTCCTGGCGATCTACTTCCTGATCGCCTCCACCGCGCTCGCGGCTGCAGAGGGCGATCTGCACTCGCCCGTCGGCCGTGTCGCGGCCGGAATCGCCGGAGTGGTGCTCGTCGGCCTCGCGGTCGTGGCCTGGCGAGGAGTGCTCAGCGATCGCGCTGTCGAGCAGGCGTTGGAGCGCGGACTGGGAGCCGACTGGCGAAGCCGGGTGAACGTGACGCTTCGTCGGCA is drawn from Microbacterium protaetiae and contains these coding sequences:
- a CDS encoding DUF2207 domain-containing protein; this translates as MPRFVRSLLAVATVAAASLFLVVPAASASATPLAIGPVAGDVDDFTFASLDADYTLGRDDDGTSTLTVVETFVAEFPDSDQNHGMRRQIPDTYNGQPLNLHLVSVTDENGDPRPAETDDDDGTFTITSRADHYLHGLQTFVFTYTARHVTWHFPDTGDDEFYWDVNGTGWPQPFGAVTATLHVPAALAGDLTGQQSCYQGVYGATTSCEISTTIDADGSATVHAAVRDIAAEENMSMAVGFTAGTFTPFDASPLASPWGWIQGVGLLGVIGGVISAIIVRVRKLRDAAGRPTIVAEYTPPDGVDALLAAVLLGKTPKAIPAEVLEQAVGGSIRLLEGTRRVFGTHKMQAELVDASRAQDADGRMLLAGMFGSTPAPGDVFTFGETNTKFAKAGQKMLKWGAAEVKRRHWRRAVPGGARRVPIIVASAGFGVTLLAGIIALATYVAPAVPAILIVTGTAGFVASLMLIARKPFSAAGAEVRDHLEGLKVFIEWAEADRIRMLQSPSGAERVPVNTGDPRQMIKLYEALLPFAVVFGQEKEWAQQLATMYPHDQSPYWYAGNVAAFNAATFAAGISSLSATAAASSSTSGGSGGGGFSGGGGGGGGGGGV
- a CDS encoding aldehyde dehydrogenase family protein; this translates as MSTSPWHNSLFSDGWRPGGGDPLPVIAPATGAVIDTVAQADAADLDRAVASATSAQKTWAKQPYAARAAVMLKAAQLLESDPARLTGVLIPESGSGSGKADFEAGLVISELHEAAAAASHPYGELLRSVKDRTSIARRVPLGVVGVISPFNFPAILSMRSVAPALALGNAVILKPDPRTSISGGLALAALLEEAGLPRGVLHVLPGGGELGAALVVHPGIPCISFTGSTPAGRKIGAAAAPLLKRVHLELGGNNAMLVLPDADVQAAASVGAWGSFLHQGQICMTTGRHLVHRSHADEYVAALTQKARGIPVGDPEEGMPLGPVIDEKQRDRVHGYVTAAVEHGATLAVGGEYDGLFYRPTVLTDVAADNPAWAEEIFGPVAPVQIYDDVDEAIDVINASEYGLSVSIITSNPYAAYELCDRIESGAVHINDATVDDEAVIPFGGSKASGVGGRFGGPHASLDTFTETQWITMQSAVERYPF
- a CDS encoding S66 family peptidase, producing the protein MLEQTTQSRGVRLRPGDRVAVLSPSFAAPGFAPMVHDQAMRRIETELGLIPVEFPTTRMLGASPEARAADVNTAFADTTIRAIFASIGGDDEITVIPYLDEAVAIANPKPFFGYSDNTNLLNWLWQLGLPAYYGGSTQVHLGPGPRIDAAHLVGLRAALFDGGEIEITEPGESEDFGPDWLTPAALVEFGQREATESWTWAGPERIAEGRTWGGCFEVVDQLAVAGRMPTLESLHGCVLILESSEEAPPAVLIKRWIRALGERGVLGVVEAVVVARPPVSSHDAVPNAESRRRLRQEQRDVIIAEVSRYNPDAVVCIGPPFGHTRPQWIVPYGGTVRLDSASRRLTAAY
- a CDS encoding GNAT family N-acetyltransferase, whose product is MTTGSGSPRRYVIAAMLNGMEVGTEFDRTQWPAHVTLVSNFTTEASTAKLAAKMRRALAPERPLQLEFGDTAMFGRDRDIPVRLVRSESAIGLHEELIAELSVDAHIVADEPAYWHAGYRPHVTLTPALGAGEALPRVSRNVVLARLDGGRATIVAAVRLSAGDGPVVGIDVRRADAGDAHDLAQLKIEWAQVDPSPNRQEVDEFADALSTWIAGQDDLLVVEVAVADGQIVGMAWMVLFERAPDFADRQRLTADIQSVYVTPAHRNRGIGRRLVDALCDAADARSVPRILVTASARSVPLYERSGFESSPLLLQRRAGQVGLERD
- a CDS encoding DUF2975 domain-containing protein; its protein translation is MIAWLTWLALGGLLVLVVVSVIGAFNSVGYLAEFLPVLAPTKGQLAVIAMAFGVCVLVILVATGVLVGYTRSDRIFRPATLRWVDVLVGAFVVGTAVVVAALFFIPGPPQLFLLVEACVPTGIAITLVLLVMRALLRRAVAMQVELDEVV
- a CDS encoding helix-turn-helix domain-containing protein; this encodes MSVRIHIDSLLVQRGMSVGDFADAVGITPTNIAVLKNGRARAVRFTTLDAMCRVLQCQPGDILSWADDETPHDGAAPG
- a CDS encoding class I SAM-dependent methyltransferase, translating into MAYEDSRLVELYDIDNPDGSDHDFYRSLADEAAASSILDLGCGTGMLTVSFTHAGRIVGVDPSAAMLAFARTRPGTDRVEWIQGDSRDIPRLDFDYAVMTGNVAQHIGELDWPRTLRDLRRAMRPGATLAFETRNPLARAWENWPSPERRTRATAHGPLVEWMFADETTPGTVRIQAFNLFTETGETVVEDFDLQFRGRMTVQGDLESAGFDVDAVYGDWSRKPFQDDDPLMVFVAHAQ
- a CDS encoding winged helix-turn-helix transcriptional regulator — its product is MLGRTYDGEVCSIARSLEVIGERWTLLIIRNALFAGVTRFGDFQRRLGIATNVLTSRLDGLVAADVMEKSHTTTNTEYLLTEKGRDLSGVLVALTDWGDRWAAPDGPPIIYRHGNCDGAVHSRLACDTCGGQPDAVTASPGPGMPEERWTGAAE
- a CDS encoding SRPBCC family protein, whose amino-acid sequence is MMQTDFTFAYDVPQSPGEVFNAVIDVRGWWSQRISGDTDRPGEFIYEVPGIHRTHARITELTPHKRVVWHVVENWFASSPETDEWAGSDITFDIEPTDDGSRLTFTHIGLTPEMDCYEGCSVGWSRHALESLRALITTGTGTPITPADEAALQSA
- a CDS encoding alpha/beta fold hydrolase, translating into MATFILVPGAWHGSWAFEAVTPLLEAAGHTVHALTLTGLGPDHDATTAARANLDTHADDVVGVLETAGIAEATLVGHSYGGMVISAAADRAAERVSRLVYLDAYVPRDGDSCWSLTTNAYRQSFIDGAAELGYAVRPPFRATRGGEARRRPHPLASLVQRIRLTGAADGIARRDFIFCSGWQDETPFASLRARLGADPNWRVRDIPTGHNAMREDPDAVAELLIDRPR
- a CDS encoding MarR family winged helix-turn-helix transcriptional regulator, producing MTETESPEAASPPDKLWALATWLLGHAGVDARRFVAQSFGNSTGRTDFAVLAGLAQYGAINQAALGRRLGINLGDLVAVLNRLEMQGAIVRKKDQVDRRRNTVEITPAGRVTLSALEAAATAAQDELLEPLSPSERHQLVALLQRLVEHHRDYRRAGDGTTPAGERP